The following DNA comes from Maylandia zebra isolate NMK-2024a linkage group LG6, Mzebra_GT3a, whole genome shotgun sequence.
gtgtgtttttattttgtctccctcccctcGCCCCCAACCAATGGCCGTCCCTCCCTGAACCTGCTTCTGTCGgtatcttcctgttaaaagtgagtttttccttACCGCTGTCGTGGTGGTCTGATTGTTCCCTATAcaattgtagggtctttaccttgcaatataaaCCACCTTGAGGCAATTGTTATCGTGATTAGGCACTATAtagaaaaactgaattgaacaatGTTgagcaatattttctttatttattgaataTGTTACTGCCACATTTCTCCGTGTGGTGGGATTATTTAAAACAAGAGAACTGTGTAACTTGAAAGGGCAGTGCATGTGTACTCTTTTGAAtttcctatttttttcttttttacatttacagtgcaaTATGAATCACACTGAAAGTCAGCAAAGTCACCCTCCTGTGACTCTCTAGCTTTAAGAACATTGTCAGGTTCAATGACACTGCACAGCTTGAATTACCTGTGGTGAAATCATCTGTTGTTGTGGCAGCATCATTTGCTGTGGCATCATTTGCTCTTGTGGTGACATGATTTGCTGTGGCATCATTTGCTCTTGTGGTGACATGATTTGCTGTGACATCATTTGCTGTTGTGGGAACATCATCTCTTGTGACATCTGCTGCTGTGGCAACATCATTTGCTGGGGCATCGTCTGCTGCTGTGGCAACATCATTTGCTGGGACATCATCTGTTGTTGTGGCAACATCGGCTGCTGCTGCGTTAACATCATTTGTTGCTGTGGTGACATAATTGGCGATGACATCATTTGGGGGGACATACTCTGGTCTTGTTGTAACATCATCTGCTGCTGCGGTGACATGACTTGCTGCTGAGGTGATATCATTTGAGGGGACATCATTATTGGTTCTTGAGGGGGCAACAGATTTTGCTGCGAAGACATCattatttgttgttgtggtgACATTGCCATCTGTTGCTGTAATGACATCATGCCACCAGGCTGACCTGGCACGAGAGGAATCTGGTCTTCGTACTGGATTTCTGACATGTCTTCAAATTCTGGATCAGGCGGCAAAGTTGGTGGAGGAGGCAAGGTAACATCTAGACGTTCTTTCCCAAAAAGGCGCACTTGAGGTCTGGGAACTCTAAACGTCATCTCCCCCCCTTGAACTAAACTGCTATCATCTCCATACTGATCCATCTGGCCAACATTCTGGTTTCCATAAAGGTACTGTCCTTGACCTACAACTTGGTCTCCAAACCCAAACACCTGTTGGCCTCCTGGAGGGAATCCAATTGCCTGCTGGGAGCTGAAGTCTTGGTATGGCATGCCAACATCAGTATAGCTAAGTTGATAGTCCTGCGCAAATCCACCTTGCATTCCCATAGATGATACATAAGGGTTCTCATAATAACCTGCCTGTCCAATGTCATAATAGCCCACTTGTTCGCCACCATAGTAAACTCCCTGATTATTTTCATCATAATAGCCCTGAGTCTGAGGGTCAAGGAACCCATCCACCTCTCCTCCATACATATGGTCATCACCCATTACTGCATAGTAGTCCAGATCCTCATCACCATACATTGCCTGCTGCTGCTCGTAAGCATAGTAATCAGCAGAGGAATAAGGGTTATAATATTCCCCCGTGCTCTCATCATAAAGAACACGAGGATAATATTCTGCATTTGGATCATTGAATCCTTCATCCTCATAGTAACCAAGGTCTTGATATCCTGCTCCCCCTGCCCCATTGTCATTGTCATAGTAACCATAATGACCATGATTTCCATATGCTGCCTCATCTCCATAACCGTCATCATACCCTTCATATACTTTCTGGTATCCGTACACATCTTCATCATGCTCATAACCATTGTTTTGGTAACCCTGGAGATAACGTCGGGAGCTGGCTTGCCGACTGTGAGCTCTATGCCCTTGCCAGCCATGCTGTTCTGAATTTTCCCGCATTTTGGTGGACAGGAAGCGTTTCGTCAGCCAGTTAGTTGCCGCTGCAACCTTCCCCAACAGTAGACTTCTGTTCTTGAAGTCGTCAACAGCCCCATCACCGTCCTTTTTCCCAAATAAGCCTTTGAAGAAGCCCCCTTTCTTCTCATTGGAGTTGTTCCCTCCCAGGCGAAGCAGCATATAGGTTGGCTTCTTCCCACCATTTGCCTTCTCTTTGgcctctttctcctttttcctctttttgctGGCCTTGAATCTCATCATGAAACGAGAGGTGTTCTTCAGCATGGACTTGCGACGTTTCTTCTTAGCAATTCGCGTCTTTCTCTTCCCCAAACCCAGGAATAAACGTGAAGTACTTTTAAGCTTCTTCCTGCTGTTCCTGCGTcgcttgaagcctgaaaacttCATGAACATCCTGGACATGTTCTTCAGACCTTTCCTCGGGATTTCTTTCACTGGAATCTGTGGcgtttcctctttctttttgccctttttcttctttgcgtCAGCATCGGATTTCCCTCCTTTATGGTGGCGATCGtccttggatttttttttggaTTTCCCATAATCCTCATCATCCTCGTCTTCCTCGTCatcttcatcctcatcatcatcctcctctgAGTCTTCACCCCGTCTAGACTTCCCCACTTTCTTTCCTTTAGCTCCCCTGCCTCCTCGCCCCTTCCCTCTCCTATCATCCTCTGAGTCTTCCTCATCCTCTTCATCACTGaactcttcatcctcttcatcgCTCAGgagctcctcctcttcctcctcagacTCCACTTTCTTGCCTTTCCCTttgtcttttcctttctttccatCATCTTTCCCCTTGGGCGGTTCCTCTTTTCCCTTCTTACCACCCTTTTTATCATCCTTTCCACCTTTCTTATCATCCTTGCTGGCTTTCTTGTCGTCCTTCCCTCCCTTTTTGTCATCCTTgcctttcttttcctcctccttctttttctctggtTCAGGTTTTCCACCCTTCTTTGCGTCCTTTTTGGGGTCTTTCTTGCCAGGCATTTTGGCTAAGGGCACACCATGCCCTCTCTACGAGATGCAATGGAGCTGAccttcaaaagaaaaatagaaagacATGACATGTGTAGAGTTTGGAAGGCACCACTGTGAGAATGTCTCAAGTTCAATAAAAGGCATGTTGTGTTCCAAAAAGTCTGACCTTTAAAAGACTCCTTGCCTTATATGTGCCTGTTTGACTTTGTGCCAGAGCTATATGCGGGTTCTGTATCTGTGTAAGGACAGGTCCACCTGGCCAAAGCAGTTTGACACTGCCCAGATCGGGTCCCCATGAAGGCTTCTGTGcaggtagatagatagatagacagatagatagatgaaTGTCTGCAATCTCACACATACAAATAAGACTAACATTAATATTGCTATCAcattcagaaacagcagtaaaatgcaTTTAGTTAGATAAGTCAGTGTTCTTGTCTTAGCACGAATACTGTCATAATATCATATCCTTTACAAAGTGATTAGAGCTCCTATCTCTATATTACAATATGAAGACATCATCTAGAAATGTCCAGTTTCCATACAGAAATCTCTTAGCGATACACAACCTCAGTGAAAAGAGCCATCATCTATCAATGTCCAGCTGTACTATAGGCTTTAAGGTCAGCTCTAAAAGCCTTCTGTAAATTGCAATTCTACATTAGTATGCAAGGTGTTGACTGTAAACCTCACTGCAAACTCTTTGAAAGGAGATTGTTACTGTGTTGATTTTACTCATTTCCACACAGTTTGATCCCTACGGTGTTTGCGTTCGTGCAAATGCAAgcactgaaaacacacaaacaacatatgGAGCTGTTACACCAGCTCcagctctactccctctacggTCCAGTCAGTGCTTCATCTGTAGACTTGAAGTTAAAGCCGCAATCATTCATCCAAACCTTTCCGGTCATAGTCACCTCTACTTCACTGACAAAAATAACGTCACAAAAGAGGAAGTGCTGCGCTCTTGGCTGGTGTCTGCAGTCTTCAAATCTGACGCGTCCTGTTTGCAAGTTTCTTCTTCAGCAAAAAACTCTGGGCAAATGTCTTTGGGTCACACCGAGCTTCTTCCTCTGACCTACTCTGTCCTCTGTTGCTCACTACAACACATTCTCTCACTCAACACGCCACTCTGTTCACCAAGCCCTCCTGTGTGTGACAACCAATgcgcgtgtatgtgtgtatatgtgtaggTTTAAAGAGTTCCTTTTGGCAGCTCGTAGAAGGAGTCTTAATTTGTCATCTGGCTCTACAGGTGAAACTTAAGATCTCTGGGCGGCTGAGGGGGCGGGGCATAAATAATACAAAAGGTTGAgatagtgagagagagagagagagagacagagaaggatAAAGAGAGATAGACAGACA
Coding sequences within:
- the LOC143419095 gene encoding uncharacterized protein LOC143419095, translating into MPGKKDPKKDAKKGGKPEPEKKKEEEKKGKDDKKGGKDDKKASKDDKKGGKDDKKGGKKGKEEPPKGKDDGKKGKDKGKGKKVESEEEEEELLSDEEDEEFSDEEDEEDSEDDRRGKGRGGRGAKGKKVGKSRRGEDSEEDDDEDEDDEEDEDDEDYGKSKKKSKDDRHHKGGKSDADAKKKKGKKKEETPQIPVKEIPRKGLKNMSRMFMKFSGFKRRRNSRKKLKSTSRLFLGLGKRKTRIAKKKRRKSMLKNTSRFMMRFKASKKRKKEKEAKEKANGGKKPTYMLLRLGGNNSNEKKGGFFKGLFGKKDGDGAVDDFKNRSLLLGKVAAATNWLTKRFLSTKMRENSEQHGWQGHRAHSRQASSRRYLQGYQNNGYEHDEDVYGYQKVYEGYDDGYGDEAAYGNHGHYGYYDNDNGAGGAGYQDLGYYEDEGFNDPNAEYYPRVLYDESTGEYYNPYSSADYYAYEQQQAMYGDEDLDYYAVMGDDHMYGGEVDGFLDPQTQGYYDENNQGVYYGGEQVGYYDIGQAGYYENPYVSSMGMQGGFAQDYQLSYTDVGMPYQDFSSQQAIGFPPGGQQVFGFGDQVVGQGQYLYGNQNVGQMDQYGDDSSLVQGGEMTFRVPRPQVRLFGKERLDVTLPPPPTLPPDPEFEDMSEIQYEDQIPLVPGQPGGMMSLQQQMAMSPQQQIMMSSQQNLLPPQEPIMMSPQMISPQQQVMSPQQQMMLQQDQSMSPQMMSSPIMSPQQQMMLTQQQPMLPQQQMMSQQMMLPQQQTMPQQMMLPQQQMSQEMMFPQQQMMSQQIMSPQEQMMPQQIMSPQEQMMPQQMMLPQQQMISPQQMMTDPMMMPQQQGYGPPSIPTPTAMIIKQANMSPLPGRRIQPSPTPSRRSVIMPSPQMQRHPPAMASPVPSPMFAQRRSPSPQPSMRSGLINAQRPPSIMSRQLSPPSSPMASPLARRRMQPQRSPSPLARGPSAPHSPRASMIRHSPPPSPRPSMRRRSPPSSPRASMRRRSPPPAPSPARSPFELISCWAPASPIIPYSFSPLNSTA